The DNA region ATGCACGTAAAGGGCAACGTAACCGTTGGGTTTATAGTGACCAGTCAAGCATGTGTGTTGTGTTGATTAGTGAATTAGATAATGGTGCCATGCAGGTTATCTCGAAGGATTGTGATAAACACTGTAGTGTAACATCTATAGGCTCTATAAACGGCACATATAAAAAATGAAAGATTACTTTAGCCTGAAACTAATCAGGCTAAAGTAAATATTAATAGATTAAAATATTACGCTATTTCTTTTCTTATTGGTTCTACGTTGTAATTATTACCCTTTTCCAATGTTGTAAGTAGCTCAGCCCATACAGTCAAAGCTTGCTTACGTTCTTCAAAGTATTGATAGCGATTATATATGCCTTCAACGCCTTTGATTTTATGATTTAAGCAGCGTTCTGCTATCACCGGATCTACCCCCAGCGCAGCTAAATGGGAGCGGGCTGTTCGCCGAAAATCATGAATCGTGAAATTTGGCACATCTGGCATATTTGATCTTATTTTAGCCAACGCTACTGGTAATGTACTTTCCTGAATATGAGGAATCATGCGGTGTTGCATTTTTCTTGCTGGGAGAACCCATTCACTGTTGCCGGCCATGATTTTTAATTCTTTAATCCAGCCAACAACGGGTACAGCCAGCGGGATATCAATCCCATCGCCGTTTTTAACGCGCTCAGCAGGTAAATGCCAGACGCCTTCATCCAGATCAAATTCTGACCATCTGGCACCACACAATTCCATCTTACGGCAGCATAGGGCTAAAATGAGCTTCATTGTTAGTTCATTTTGACGGGAAAACCCTTTGGTCAAAGGCATTACCTGAAAAAGCTGTACCAGCTCTTCTCGGCTTAACCAGCGTTCACGGCTTTGTTCTTGTCCTCCGGCATCAGAGATGTCAAATGCACTTGCTGGATTAGCAGCCAGCATGTGCCGCTTGATTCCATAATCAAAGATCCGTCGAGTCCATCTGAGGACGTCATTGGCAACGGTAGGCGCACCTCGTTGAAGGATCTTTTGCAACATATCATCAATATGATAGGGGCGAACGTCCTCTATTCGCAGGTTGCCTATGTTTGGATTTATATCTTTTTCGATTCGGCGGCGCAGTATGTCGGGGTGCTTCCAGCGTTTAAGTATCTGGCGTTCAAAATATTCGCTGGCTAATTGGGATACCCGAAGTGCATGTTTTTCAGACTCTATTTTTTTGAGGGCGTCAGCTTTTCGTTCTTGCTTCTCTCCGGCAACGTCATAACCCAATGCTACACGTGCAGAGAGTTCTTTGGCGGTCTCTCGCGCTTTTGCTAGTGAGAGTTCAGCATAGGAACCGATACCCATTACCCGCTGTTTTCCAGAGAAACGATAGCGAAAACGCCAGAATGGAGCAGCATATTTCTTTGGAAAACAGAGAGATAAACCATTGCCATCTGACCTTGCTTCGAAGCGTTCGTCAGCTCTGATCCATGCCTTGATTTGTATGTCTGTCATTTTTGCCATATATGACTCTGCTTATGTGCTGTGTGTACATAATCATGATGCCATAAAAGTCATTATGTACATAGTTAAGTACACGCTAAACATGTGCTGTAGTGATACATGATGAGACAAGGTGATAAAGATATAGCCCGTATTAACGGGCTATTAGAGGTGGTCTTAGCTTGGGTGAGACAAGGTGAGATCGTCTGAGATATTACTCAATGTTCTGGATCTGCTCGCGCATCTGCTCAATCAGCACTTTCAGCTCAATCGCTGAATTGGTCACTTCTGCATTGATCGACTTAGACGCCAGGGTGTTCGACTCGCGATTGAACTCCTGCATCATAAAGTCCAGACGGCGGCCGACAGCTTCTTTCTTCTTCAGAATGTTGTAGGTCTCTTTGACGTGCGCTTCCAGACGGTCCAGCTCTTCAGCGACATCAATACGCTGCGCCATCAGCACCAGCTCTTGTTCCAGACGGGTATTTTCCAGCTGAACTTCCGCTTCTTCCAGTTTGGCGACAAGGCGCTCGCGCTGCCATTGCAGCACTTCTGGCATATGGGTGCGGACTTTGGCCACTTCGGCGCTCACGCCTTCAAGACGCTGCTCAATCATCGCTTTCAGCGCCTGGCCTTCGGTTTCGCGGGCAACGATAAAGTCGTCCAGCGTGCCGTCGAGGGCTGCCAGGATTTCAGCGGCAATGGCGTCCAGATCCTGCTCACCGGCGGCCATAACGCCAGGCCAGCGCAGAATATCAACCGGGTTGATTTCGCCTTCGTCGCTCTGCATTTTCACCCAGTTCGCCGCATTGACGAGCTGTTTCGCCAGTTTTTCATTGAGGATGAGTTCGCCCTGCGCGCTGGCATCGGGCTCAAAGCGCAGGTTACATTCCACTTTCCCGCGCGTCAGACGTGTACGGATACGTTCACGTACAACAGGCTCAAGGCTGCGAAACTGCTCCGGCATACGGAAATACGTTTCCAGGTAACGCTGGTTTACCGAGCGCATTTCCCATGTGGCGCTACCCCAGCTACCCTTGATTTCACGCCGGGCGTAGGCGGTCATACTGCGGATCATAGACATTCCCGTTTTTAAAGGAGAGATGGGGGGATTATAGCTTTCGGGGGCTTCACAGGATAGGAATAAGCGCCCTTTATCCGTATAATGCGCAGCCACATTCGTTTCAAGCCGGAGAATCCATCATGCGTCCATCAGGCCGTAGCGCCAATCAGGTGCGTCCCGTCACCCTGACCCGTAACTATACAAAACACGCTGAAGGCTCCGTGCTGGTTGAGTTTGGTGACACTAAAGTGCTGTGCACAGCCTCCATCGAAGAAGGCGTTCCGCGCTTCCTGAAAGGTCAGGGTCAGGGCTGGATCACCGCAGAATACGGCATGCTGCCGCGTGCGACCCATACCCGTAACGCCCGTGAAGCGGCAAAGGGTAAGCAGGGCGGTCGTACCATGGAGATTCAGCGTCTGATCGCGCGTGCGCTGCGCGCCGCCGTTGATCTGAAAGTTCTCGGCGAGTTCACCATCACGCTGGACTGTGACGTGATTCAGGCAGACGGCGGCACGCGTACCGCGTCCATTACCGGTGCCTGCGTGGCGCTGGCGGATGCTCTGAACAAGCTGGTTGCTGCCGGTAAGCTGAAAACCAACCCAATGAAGGGCATGGTTGCGGCGGTTTCCGTGGGTATCGTTAACGGCGAAGCGCTTTGCGATCTGGAATACGTTGAAGATTCCGCAGCCGAAACCGACATGAACGTGGTGATGACCGAAGATGGCCGCATCATTGAGGTGCAGGGCACGGCGGAAGGCGAGCCGTTCACCCACGAAGAGCTTCTCTCCCTGCTGGCGTTGGCCCGAGGGGGAATCGAATCCATTGTAACGACGCAGAAAGCGGCGTTAGAAAATTGATTTTAAAGGCGACCAATGAGTCGCCTTTTTTTTGCCTGTAAGACAGAAAAACCAAAGGAGCAAATCCATGAAATCGTATCAGCGCCAGTTTATTGAGTTTGCGCTTAACAAGCAGGTACTTAAGTTTGGCGAATTTACGCTGAAATCCGGGCGCAAGAGTCCCTATTTCTTCAACGCCGGGCTGTTTAATACCGGGCGCGATCTGGCATTGTTAGGCCGTTTCTATGCCGAAGCGCTGGTGGATTCCGGGATTGATTTTGACCTGCTGTTTGGCCCGGCCTATAAAGGCATTCCGATTGCGACCACCACCGCGGTGGCGCTGGCGGAGCACCATGACCGCGACGTGCCGTACTGCTTCAACCGCAAAGAGGCCAAAACCCACGGTGAAGGCGGGAATCTGGTCGGCAGCGCGCTGCAGGGCCGCGTCATGCTGGTGGACGATGTGATCACCGCGGGCACGGCAATCCGTGAATCGATGGAGATTATCCAGGCCAACGGTGCGACGCTGGCTGGCGTGCTGATTTCACTGGATCGCCAGGAGCGTGGTCGCGGAGAAATTTCCGCTATTCAGGAAGTCGAACGCGATTACGGCTGCAAAGTGACGTCGATTATCACCCTGAAAGATCTGATTGCGTATCTGGAAGAGAAGCCGGAGATGGCGGACCATCTGGCGGCGGTACGTGCATACCGGGAAGCGTTCGGGGTTTAATTGCTACGCCCGGTGGCGCTACGCTTACCGGGCCTACCCGTTCGTAGGCCGGATAAGGCAAAGCCGTCATCCGGCGACGGCATTACTGTAATTGTGCTGCCACTAACGGCCAGCGGGCGTCAAAATCGTCCGTTGGACGGTATTTGAACTCGCTACGCACAAAGCGGGAGAGCATCCCTTCACAAAACGCCAGTATCTGGCTCGCCAGCAGCGTTTCATCAATGCTATAACCCTCGCCTTCACGCATTTTCTTCTCGCGCAGTACCTGGCGCAGCTGCGCTTCAATACGCTCGAAAAGCTGGTTAATGCGGCCCTGCAGTCTGTCCTGTTCAAACATCAGCGCGTGGCCGGTGAGGATGCGGGTTAAGCCCGGATTGCGTTCACCGAAGCCCAGGATTAACAGCACAATCAGACGCAGACGCGCGGTGGTGTCTTTTTCGTCTTTCAGAATCAGGTTGATGCGCGTGATCAGGCTGTCTTCGATAAATTCGATCAGGCTGTCGAACATCCGGGTTTTGCTCGGAAAATGACGGTACAGCGCCGCCTCAGACACGCCTACAGAGGCGGCCAGTTTAGCGGTGGTGATGCGTTGACTGCCATCGCTGGATTCAAGCATCAGAGCCAGAGATTGAAGTATTTCTTCGCGACGATTCCTTTTCGCGGTTTGTTTTTCTGCCATGTTACAAAATACCCCTGAAAATAAGCACTTGCCAGGCTGGCATCCACACAGCGACCGCAAACTGGCGTTTGCGGTTTGTTATTGCATTATGGCGCTGTGAGATGCGTGTCTGTCGGGCCGTTATTTGCGCCCGGAATGGCCGAAGCCGCCTTCGCCACGGTCGGTGGCGTCAAAGTCTGCCACCAGGTTAAATTCTGCCTGTACCACCGGTACAAAGACCATCTGTGCGATACGCTCGCCCGGTTCAATGGTGAAGCTGTCCTGGCCACGGTTCCAGACGGAGACCATCAGCTGACCCTGGTAGTCGGAGTCGATCAGGCCGACCAGGTTACCCAGCACCACGCCGTGCTTATGACCCAGGCCAGAACGCGGCAGGATCACCGCTGCCAGTGACGGGTCAGCAATGTGAATCGCCAGGCCCGTTGGCACCAGGGTAGTGGCGCCCGGCGCCAGCTCTACGGCGTCATCGAGACAGGCGCGCAGGTCAAGACCGGCAGAGCCGGAGGTGGCATAGGTTGGCAGCGGGAATTGCTCGCCAACACGCGGGTCCAGAATCTTAACGTCGATTTTTTTCATCATAACGGGTAACGATCTCGTCCAGTAATTGTTGGCCCAGGAGTTCCTTGCGCTCAAGCGGTAAGACTTTATCTCCATCCTGCCAGAAAAGGTGCAGTGCGTTGCTGTCGCTGTTAAATCCTTGTGTGGCCAGCGATACGTCGTTCGCGCAAATCAAATCGAGGTTTTTGCGGGTACGTTTTTGCCGGGCATATTCTTCCACATTATTCGTTTCTGCGGCAAACCCAACAACGTATGGACGATGGTTTTTTAGTGCGGCGACACCGGCAACAATGTCCGGGTTTTTCACCATTTTTAGTGTTAATTCATCGCCTTGCTTTTTAATTTTCGCCTCGGCGATCGTCTCGGCACGATAGTCTGCCACGGCCGCACAGCCGATAAAAATCTGCTGGCGTTGGGCATGCGCCTGTACGGCGGCTTCCATCTCCAGCGCGGTGGTAACGTCGATACGCTTAACAAACGCAGGCGTAGGCAGCGATACTGGGCCGCTCACCAGCGTGACGTTCGCGCCGCGTCTTGCGGCGGCGGCGGCAATCGCAAAGCCCATTTTGCCGGAGCTGTGGTTGGTGATGTAGCGCACCGGATCCAGCGGCTCGCGCGTGGGGCCCGCGGTAATCATGATGTTGAGATGTTGCAGATCGTTGACAGGCGAAAAATGGGCTGCGGCCATATCAACAATCGTCAGCGGATCAAGCATGCGGCCCGGGCCGACGTCGCCGCAGGCCTGGCTGCCGCTGTCCGGACCCCAGATAAGCAGGCCGCGTGAGGCCAGCGTCTCCAGATTGTGCTGGGTAGCCGCGTTACGGTACATCTGCTGGTTCATGGCAGGAACGACGGCGACAGGCGCAGGCGTGGCCAGACAAATGGTGGAGACCAGGTCGTTTGCCATACCGGCCGCCACGCGCGCGATTAAATCCGCCGTGGCGGGGGCGAGGATAACCAGGTCAGCCCATTTACCCAGCTCAATATGGCCCATTGCGGCTTCGGCGGCCGGGTCGAGCAGGCTGTCAGAAACCGGGTATCCTGATACGGCCTGCAGGCTCAGGGGAGTGATAAAGGCTTTACCGCCTTCGGTTATCGCGACCCGCACGTCTGCTCCGCGCTCGCGCAGACGACGCACCAGTTCCGGCGCTTTATAGGCAGCAATGCCGCCGCTCACGCCAAGAGCGATTTTTTTACCGGCCAGGCTCATCATGATTCTTTCCTGTTGGGTTTCACCAGAGAGCGGGCATTTTATCACAATCCCCAAAGCGGGGTGATTTTGTGCTTCGTCCACTTTGCGAGGCGCTACGCAAGAACGCAATCTAGCCGTCGAGCGACGGATTGCCCTGTGGCAGCATGAGGTAAAAAAGGGAGAAAGAGCATGGAAGAAGAGGATGAGCTGCTGCTACCGCGCGAAAAACTACTGCGTTATGGCGTCACCCTGTTGAAAGACGATGAACTGCTGGCGCTCTTTTTGCGTACCGGAACGCCCGGAAAAACGGTGTTCACGCTGGCAAAAGAGCTGATATTACATTTTGGTTCGCTGTACGGTTTACTGACCGCCGATCTGGCGCAGTTTAAGCACGTTGAGGGGATCGGCGTGGCGAAATATGCCCAGTTGAGGGGCATTGCAGAACTTGCCCGCCGTTTTTACAATGTCCGCATGGAGGAGGAAGATCCGATCCTGACGCCCGCGATGACGCGCGAATTTGTGCAAAGCCAGTTAACCGATATTGAACGCGAGATCTTTATGGTGATCTTTGTCGATAACAGAAACCGGGTGCTGAAACATAGCTGTCTCTTTGCGGGCACATTGAGCCACGTTGAGGTGCATCCGCGTGAAATTGTGCGCGAAGCGATAAAAGTGAATGCAGCGGGCGTGATCCTCGCGCATAATCACCCCTCTGGCTGTGCAGAACCGAGCAGAGCTGACAAAGAAATCACCGAGCGCATTATAAAATGCTGTCAATTCATGGACATTCGTGTGCTGGACCATCTGATAATTGGCCGCGGAGAGTACCTTTCTTTTGCAGAACATGGCTGGATTTAGGCTATTTCTCGCGATCCATCGGGATCTTTGTCTGTTCGGGACTTGAGCACACCGCCGAGTCAGCGTATACTACGCCACCTTTGAGAATCTCGGGTTTGGCATTTGGGCCTGGCAATCGAGAGTTCACTTAGAACTATGCGATGACCGGGCTGTAAAGCCTGACGAGGCGCCGATACCCCATACGAAGCTCGAGCTAATTTGATTTTTGGAGAATAGACATGTCCCGAGTCTGCCAAGTTACTGGCAAGCGTCCGGTGACCGGTAACAACCGTTCCCACGCACTGAACGCGACTAAACGCCGTTTCCTGCCGAACCTGCACTCTCACCGTTTCTGGGTTGAGAGCGAGAAGCGTTTTGTCACCCTGCGCGTATCTGCTAAAGGTATGCGTGTAATCGATAAGAAAGGCATCGATACAGTTCTGTCCGAACTGCGTGCCCGTGGCGAAAAGTACTAAGTACTTAAAGAGGAAATAAATCATGGCTAAAGGTATTCGCGAGAAAATCAAGCTGGTTTCTTCTGCTGGTACAGGTCACTTCTACACCACCACGAAGAACAAACGTACTAAGCCGGAAAAACTGGAACTGAAAAAATTCGATCCAGTTGTACGCCAGCACGTACTGTACAAAGAAGCTAAAATCAAATAATTTTAGCCTCCTTGTATCGAAAAACCCCGCAACTGCGGGGTTTTTTGCATTCTGTATCTCAACGGAGGAACCATGCCTGAATTACCTGAGGTAGAAACCAGCCGTCGCGGCATTGAGCCCCATCTGGTCGGCGCGACGATTCTTCACGCGGTTGTCCGTAACGGACGTTTGCGCTGGCCGGTGTCCGATGAGATCCACGCGTTAAGTGACAAACCTGTTCTTAGCGTGCAGCGCCGCGCGAAATATCTGCTGCTGGAGCTGCCCGACGGCTGGATTATTATCCATCTGGGGATGTCCGGGAGCCTGCGCATCCTTACCGAAGAACTACCCGCGGAAAAGCACGACCACGTCGATCTGGTGATGAGCAACGGCAAAGTGCTCCGTTACACCGACCCACGGCGCTTTGGCGCGTGGCTGTGGACGAAAGAGCTGGAAGGCCATAACGTGCTGGCGCATCTGGGCCCTGAACCGCTCTCAGACGCGTTTAACGCGGAATACCTGAAAGCGAAGTGCGCGAAGAAGAAAAGCCCGATTAAGCCCTGGCTGATGGATAACAAACTGGTGGTCGGCGTGGGGAATATCTATGCCAGCGAATCGCTGTTTGCGGCCGGGATCCATCCCGATCGGCTGGCCTCTTCGCTGTCGGCGCAGGAGTGCGAGCTGCTGGTTCGGGTGATAAAAGCCGTATTGCTGCGCTCAATTGAGCAGGGCGGGACTACGCTGAAGGACTTCCTGCAAAGTGACGGCAAGCCGGGCTATTTCGCCCAGGAGCTGCAGGTGTATGGCCGTAAAGGCGAACCGTGCCGAGTCTGCGGCACGCCAGTTATTGCCACGAAGCACGCCCAGCGCGCCACGTTCTACTGCCGTCAGTGCCAGAAATAGGGCTACTTTAGCTTTTCCATCAACGCCTGGTGGACGTTAGCCGGCAGGAAATGAGTAACATCGCCGTGATGGCGCGCCACCTCTTTTACCAGCGTGGAAGAGATAAACGACCACTCTTTGGAGGGCATCAGGAACACGCTCTCCAGCTCCGGCATCAGGTGGCGGTTCATGTGCGCCAGCTGCATCTCATATTCGAAGTCTGCCACCGCGCGTAAACCCCGAATCAGAATATTGGCCTGCTGGGCGCGGGCGAAGTTAGCCATCAGATCGCTAAACCCGACCACCTCAACGTTCGGCAGATGCGAAATGGCATCGGTGGCGAGCTTTACGCGCTCGTTGAGGTCAAACATCGGCTTTTTGCTGGGGCTGGCGGCAATCGCCAGGATCACCTTATCGAACATGCACGCCGCACGTGTGATGATATCAAGATGACCGTTGGTGATCGGATCGAAGGTACCCGGATAAATCGCTTTTGTGCTCATGGCTCACGTTTTCTCTGAGTAGCCGCGGCAGAGCGCCCACAGCTCGGTGTATTTGTTGAAAGTATACTGGGCATTGACGACGGCGAGTAACCATCCCTGTTTACCGTCCAGCACGCCACCACGCAGCAGCAGCGTTTTCAGAAACGCGCCCAGCGTGTGGGTGAATATACCCGTCAGCGAGGCCTTCTTGCCGCGCTGGTGACGCTCCTGCGCCCATGCGGTGGCATAGTTAAGCTGTTTGCGCTGGAAGCTCGCGAAATCACGGCAGGTCAGGTGCAGCAAATCGCCCGTCAGGGGGATGACCTGGGCGCTATCGCAGCTCAGGGATTCATGGACCAGATTGTTGTTGTACTGATAACGCTCGCGCTCGTAGAGGCGCATTACGCGATCAGGATACCAGCCGCTGTGGCGCATAAAACGGCCAAGGAAGTAGTTTCGACGGGCAATGCTGTATACGGCGCCAGGCTGGGGCGAGGAAAGCACCGCCTGAATGGCCTGCTGGAGTTCTGGCGTAACGCGCTCGTCAGTATCAAGCACCAGGACATAATCACCGGAAGCAAAACCCTGCGCGCGCTGGCGCTGGGTGCCATAGCCTTGCCAGTCCGTATTGGTAAAGACCTTTGCACCCGCTGCGCGGGCAACGTCCACCGTGTTGTCCGTGCTGCCGGAGTCAAGAATGACTATCTCGTCAGCCCAGGCAACGGAGGCCAGGCAGTCCGGAAGCAGGTCGGCGGCGTTTTTGGCGATCATCACGACCGACAGACGCGTTGACATCAGTGGCTCCGCTGGGGCAGGTAAGGTTGCAGAAGCTGCAAAAGACGGGTGAGCGCGCCCTGATTCTGGTGCAGCACTTCAACGGCATGGCGGCCGTACCACAGGCGATAATCTTCGTCAGTCAGCAGGGTCGAAACCTCTTTAACCACCGAATCCGCATCGGTCACGGTAATTAAACCCTCCGCCTGCTGTAATTTCGCGCAGATATCTTTGAAGTTAAACGTGTGCGGCCCCATCAGCACCGGAATGGCGTGAGCTGCCGGCTCGAGCGGGTTATGACCGCCGCGTTCGACCAGGCTGCCGCCGACAAACGCGAGGTCAGCAATGCCGTACAGCAGCATCAGTTCGCCCATCGTATCGCCAATCACCACCTGGGTGCTGCCGGAAGGGATCTCACCGCTGCTGCGCAAGGTGAAGCTGAAGCCGCCTTTCTGGACCATTTCACGGGCATCTTTAAAACGCTCCGGATGACGAGGCACGAGGATCAGCAGTAAATCAGGGAATTTTTCCAGCAGCTTGCGGTGAGCCTGCAGGATGATCTCTTCTTCACCGTCATGGGTGCTGGTGGCAATCCAGACCTGACGACGCGGGGCCCACTGGCGACGCAGCGTGATCGCGCGGGCGGCGAGTTCAGGGGTAACGGAAATATCAAATTTCAGGCTGCCCGTTACCGCAAGCTGGTTGCGTTTCAGGCCCAGAGAGATAAAGCGTGCCGCATCTTCTTCATTCTGCGCGGCAATCAGCGTGATCTTGCTGAGCAGGCGGCGCATAAATTTACCCAGCTTGCCGTACCCTTTCGCCGAGCGTTCTGACAGGCGCGCGTTGGCAATCACCAGCGGGATTTTACGGGCATGCAGGGCGGAAATCATGTTCGGCCACAGTTCGGTTTCCATCACAATCACCAGTTTCGGGCGAACGGTATTCAGGAAACGATTCATGGCGCAGGGCAGATCGTAAGGAAGATAGACGTGCTGCACGTCTTTACCGAAAGCGGATAACGCGCGCTCCGAGCCGGTTGGCGTCATGGTGGTGACGGTGATCGGCAGCGACGGGTAGCGGTGACGAAGGGCGCGAACCAGCGGGATCGCCGCCAGCGTTTCACCGACAGAAACGGAATGCAGCAAAATACCGTCCGGTACGACCTTATTGCGGCAGAAGCCATAGCGTTCAGCCCAGCGTTTACGATACGCAGGCGCTTTCCGGCTACGAAGCAATAGTCTCAGCCACACCAGTGGCTGAATGATGTAGAGCAGAGCGGTATACAACAATTCCAAGCGATTATCCGTTTTTTTAGTTTCGGCGGGCAAATTCTAAGCATTTAGGCCAGGTAAAGCTATCTCTTATGCCAGATACCGTTTTAAACGGAAATAACGTCGACCCAGCCGCCAGCGCAAACGCGGACTTTTAGCACTTTTCCAGATGAGTTTCCAGATGCCTGTTTCGAAGAACTCTCTAATAATTAATGATTTCTTCTTTTCATCCTTCATGTTGTCGAAGGTATGAATAATGCCCAGCCCCTCTTTGGCAATTTGCCAGTGGCAGGCAGGGATCCCTTTCACCTTATCCGGGTAGCGCTGATTGATGGCATCGAGCATCTGCAGGATTTTCATGTAGTGACGCGCGGAGCGAATCAGCGTGTCGTCATTGTCCGGCATATGGGACACCGATGCAGAGTGAATGTAGTAGTCGTAATAACGTTCACTGGTGTACTGAACCCGCTCAGCCGCGAGCAGGACTTCGGTGGTCCACGGGATATCCTGATGGCGCAGACCCGGTTCGAAATGGAAGCTGTGTTTACGAATAAAATCGTGACGATAGATATTCAACCAGGTGACGTGAAGGAATTTACGCGAATCCAGCGCCATTTTTAACCACGCAGGGCCCGTCATGACCCCTGTCGACGCCAGTTTGTCTTCAGGGAAGATCGGCCGTGAGGGTTTCTTGTTATTCTCCCAGACGTAGTTCCCGTTACAGGTGGCGACATCCAGATCCTGCGTGACGGCCATATCCAGCAGGCGCTGGTACATGCCGGGTTTAAAGACATCATCAATATCCGGGAAGGAGAGATATTGACCCGTCGCAACGGCCAGACCGGTATTACGCGCGATGGAGACGCCCTGATTTTGCTGTTCGATTACCTGCATCTGCGGGAGTTTTTCGCGCCAGTTTTCAACGATCTCCATCGAACGGTCGGTAGAGCCGTCATTGACAATGATGACTTCCATGCTGTCGATGCGTTGATTTACAAGACAGGTAAAAAACTGATCCAGGAAAGCTTCACCGTTATAAACGGCAACCACCACGCTTAACAATGGGGCTGAATTTTGCATAAGAAACCTGATTATTTTTGATTGTCGACCAGAGCAATATATTGCTGGCAAATGGCTTTGATACCGAACGACGCGATGGTTGCATCGCCAAGGACCGGCGGGGCGGTATAAATATCCGCCAGCGTTTTTGCCAGTGATTCGTCGTTCAACTCTGCCAGCCCGCGCGCTAAGTCTCCGGTAAGGATTTCGGCTGGGCCGCCCGGGCAATTTGTACTGACCGGTGGCGTCTGGCAGATAATGGCTTCAACCAGCACATTACCAAAACCTTCGCAGTCAG from Enterobacter chengduensis includes:
- the coaD gene encoding pantetheine-phosphate adenylyltransferase, with amino-acid sequence MSTKAIYPGTFDPITNGHLDIITRAACMFDKVILAIAASPSKKPMFDLNERVKLATDAISHLPNVEVVGFSDLMANFARAQQANILIRGLRAVADFEYEMQLAHMNRHLMPELESVFLMPSKEWSFISSTLVKEVARHHGDVTHFLPANVHQALMEKLK
- a CDS encoding glycosyltransferase family 2 protein, whose amino-acid sequence is MSTRLSVVMIAKNAADLLPDCLASVAWADEIVILDSGSTDNTVDVARAAGAKVFTNTDWQGYGTQRQRAQGFASGDYVLVLDTDERVTPELQQAIQAVLSSPQPGAVYSIARRNYFLGRFMRHSGWYPDRVMRLYERERYQYNNNLVHESLSCDSAQVIPLTGDLLHLTCRDFASFQRKQLNYATAWAQERHQRGKKASLTGIFTHTLGAFLKTLLLRGGVLDGKQGWLLAVVNAQYTFNKYTELWALCRGYSEKT
- the waaA gene encoding lipid IV(A) 3-deoxy-D-manno-octulosonic acid transferase, translating into MELLYTALLYIIQPLVWLRLLLRSRKAPAYRKRWAERYGFCRNKVVPDGILLHSVSVGETLAAIPLVRALRHRYPSLPITVTTMTPTGSERALSAFGKDVQHVYLPYDLPCAMNRFLNTVRPKLVIVMETELWPNMISALHARKIPLVIANARLSERSAKGYGKLGKFMRRLLSKITLIAAQNEEDAARFISLGLKRNQLAVTGSLKFDISVTPELAARAITLRRQWAPRRQVWIATSTHDGEEEIILQAHRKLLEKFPDLLLILVPRHPERFKDAREMVQKGGFSFTLRSSGEIPSGSTQVVIGDTMGELMLLYGIADLAFVGGSLVERGGHNPLEPAAHAIPVLMGPHTFNFKDICAKLQQAEGLITVTDADSVVKEVSTLLTDEDYRLWYGRHAVEVLHQNQGALTRLLQLLQPYLPQRSH
- a CDS encoding glycosyltransferase: MQNSAPLLSVVVAVYNGEAFLDQFFTCLVNQRIDSMEVIIVNDGSTDRSMEIVENWREKLPQMQVIEQQNQGVSIARNTGLAVATGQYLSFPDIDDVFKPGMYQRLLDMAVTQDLDVATCNGNYVWENNKKPSRPIFPEDKLASTGVMTGPAWLKMALDSRKFLHVTWLNIYRHDFIRKHSFHFEPGLRHQDIPWTTEVLLAAERVQYTSERYYDYYIHSASVSHMPDNDDTLIRSARHYMKILQMLDAINQRYPDKVKGIPACHWQIAKEGLGIIHTFDNMKDEKKKSLIIREFFETGIWKLIWKSAKSPRLRWRLGRRYFRLKRYLA